In the Emys orbicularis isolate rEmyOrb1 chromosome 3, rEmyOrb1.hap1, whole genome shotgun sequence genome, one interval contains:
- the LOC135876416 gene encoding protein CLN8-like — protein MNLANDGAMSRAIFDWDYVLWEVRLTLLAAGFFIYLGVFLLAHWLSSWISATYRALSAKEKVFWNMTITRGVFGVQSCIAGLWAMLIDPVFQADKVYSQQKWSWFNCLIASGFFLLENVGVHLSNIIFKTFDVFLVVHHLLALGGFLGLITNIKSGHYLPLIGLLLEMSTPSTCFSWVLLKIGWSNTLFWKANQWVMIHLFHCRMIITYHMWWVCISNWNDVVENMGLPYFTVFFMGLCSLTIILNPYWTYKKTKQLLTPVDWNFSNTAVKNGSFGKLNGETGQKKRL, from the exons ATGAATCTTGCCAATGATGGTGCAATGTCCAGAGCCATATTTGACTGGGACTATGTTCTATGGGAAGTTCGTTTGACATTACTAGCAGCTGGTTTTTTCATCTACCTGGGAGTATTTCTTCTAGCTCACTGGCTGTCCTCATGGATCAGTGCTACTTATCGTGCTTTGTCAGCAAAGGAGAAGGTCTTCTGGAATATGACTATCACACGTGGCGTGTTTGGAGTTCAGAGTTGCATAGCTGGGTTGTGGGCCATGCTCATAGATCCAGTTTTTCAAGCTGACAAAGTGTATTCACAGCAAAAGTGGAGCTGGTTTAATTGCTTAATAGCCTCTGGCTTCTTTTTGCTTGAAAATGTAGGTGTTCATCTGTCTAATATTATTTTCAAGACGTTTGATGTATTCTTGGTAGTTCATCATTTACTTGCCCTTGGTGGCTTTCTTGGGCTGATAACAAACATAAAATCTGGACACTATCTACCCCTGATTGGACTGCTACTTGAGATGAGCACTCCTTCAACCTGCTTCTCCTGGGTACTTTTAAAG ATTGGCTGGTCTAATACCCTTTTTTGGAAGGCAAACCAGTGGGTAATGATCCACCTGTTTCACTGTCGCATGATCATTACTTATCACATGTGGTGGGTGTGCATTTCCAATTGGAATGATGTGGTGGAAAATATGGGACTTCCATATTTTACTGTCTTTTTCATGGGATTATGTTCACTTACAATAATACTTAACCCATACTGGACATACAAGAAGACCAAGCAGCTCCTCACTCCAGTTGACTGGAACTTTTCAAATACAGCAGTGAAAAATGGATCTTTTGGAAAATTAAACGGTGAAACAGGCCAAAAGAAGAGGCTATAA